Proteins from a single region of Festucalex cinctus isolate MCC-2025b chromosome 19, RoL_Fcin_1.0, whole genome shotgun sequence:
- the LOC144007523 gene encoding formyl peptide receptor 2-like → MHPGETASSLFLNASIAAVKESKAGGMDTLSVVLNAFTILLGIPGNSIVIWVAGFKLKATVLNVWLVNLAVADIIFCFTRIFSLVKKLFLDHWPFGLFICKFNGFFKYANMFCSVFMLAVISLDRATCVWFPVFTRRRRTVCNARVVAVCVWAAAVVFSTPYFFYRQVFLDAKNLSKCTVEEVKDADARTALYFIRFLCGFLLPFLVILGCYILAGVGIRRTRLASKSRPLRVLALLVGAFFLCWAPYHGLLMLRMVDSKNSVVKMWLPAAKGVAYFNSCVNPLLYFFVGLKLRGRSKKSLAGLYKSALADDVDAQTGQSNDDSSGSGSRL, encoded by the exons ATGCATCCTGGTGAAACGGCGTCGTCTCTCTTCCTCAACGCCTCCATTGCGGCAGTCAAGGAGAGTAAAGCAGGTGGCATGGACACGCTCTCCGTCGTCCTCAACGCGTTCACCATCCTGCTCGGCATTCCGGGCAACTCTATCGTGATCTGGGTGGCGGGATTCAAGCTCAAG GCAACCGTCCTCAACGTGTGGCTGGTCAACCTGGCGGTGGCGGACATCATCTTCTGCTTCACCCGAATCTTCTCCCTGGTCAAGAAGCTCTTCCTGGACCACTGGCCCTTCGGCCTGTTCATCTGCAAGTTCAACGGCTTCTTCAAGTACGCCAACATGTTCTGCTCCGTCTTCATGCTAGCCGTCATCAGCCTGGACCGGGCCACCTGCGTCTGGTTCCCGGTGTTCACCCGGCGCCGCCGCACGGTGTGTAACGCCCGAGTGGTGGCCGTGTGCGTGTGGGCGGCGGCCGTGGTCTTCAGCACGCCTTACTTCTTCTACCGGCAAGTCTTCCTGGATGCCAAGAACCTGAGCAAGTGCACGGTCGAGGAGGTGAAGGACGCAGACGCCAGGACGGCGCTCTACTTCATCCGCTTCCTGTGCGGCTTCCTGCTGCCCTTCCTGGTCATCCTGGGCTGCTACATCCTGGCCGGGGTGGGCATCCGCCGCACCCGCTTAGCGAGTAAGTCGCGTCCGCTGCGGGTGCTGGCCCTGCTGGTGGGTGCCTTCTTCCTGTGCTGGGCTCCGTATCACGGCCTGCTGATGCTCAGGATGGTGGACAGCAAAAACTCGGTGGTCAAGATGTGGCTGCCCGCCGCCAAGGGCGTGGCCTATTTCAACAGCTGCGTCAACCCGCTTCTTTATTTCTTTGTGGGGCTCAAACTCAGGGGCCGGTCCAAGAAGTCTTTGGCGGGTCTGTACAAGAGCGCTCTGGCCGATGACGTCGACGCACAGACGGGGCAGTCCAACGACGACTCCAGTGGGAGCGGGTCCCGGTTGTGA